ATGCTGCTCCAAGATGTTATTAACAGCCATAACATCTTGTGGGTCAGAAGGAAAGAATCCCACAGTTGAATGTTCGCCTAAGAAGTGGTCGTCGTGACTGCCATTCTGCGAATTGCCGTAACTAAAAAGGGGTATTAGCTTGGTATTATAGCAAATCCCAGCTGGGGGTGCGTTGAGTTTTGCTTACGGTaggagaggagggggcaGCGCCTGTGGGTGAGGAGAACCATTTGCTGGCAAGGAGTTGAACAGATATGCCATGAAATCCTCGGGCATCCCTACATACGGAGACTTGTTGACACCATCGTCAGCAAATACGGGTCCACTGCTTGACATTTCCATGTGGTCCAGCATGATCATCTCGTttgggtgatgatggtgggcGTCAGAATACTGCGCCGATGCTGTTGTCGTTCCATGAGACGGCGGTCCATCCCTCGGCGGCGCTGGGGCCGTTTGTAAGTGAGAATATTGTGCTGGCGGCAAGCTAAATGGAAGAACATTATGCTGAGGCACGAAGCCGGCAGTTTGTGGAGTACTGCTAGATTGGCTATGGTAGCCTTGTCCACTGGAGGCTGGTGATATCACGCCATATGGCCCGACATTGGTTTGGATCGACGGCCGGGTCGGTCCATGAGAAGGCTGGCCGCTTGCTAGCCTGCGAGGCGCAGACGCGCCATGAGCGATGGGGTCACGCCCATACGCATCATGCCCAACAGACGATACACTACCGGGGAATAGAGGAGGACCGGCATTGTTAATCAGAGGGTAAGGGTCCCCCGGAGGCTCTTGGGGAGAggggtgatgatgatgtattgGTGGGGGTGGCCTGGGATCATGATATGCAGGCACAGGCACGGGCGCGGGAAtaggcacaggcacaggcacaggccgACTAGAATCAACGGGAACGAGTTTGGGAGAAGTAACAGATGCCGCATGGCTAACCATGGAGTCTCTTCTGTTAAGCTGTGAGCCCTTGGCCGTATGCCGGTCCATATGACGCTTCAACAAGTCGCCTCGAACAAAGGTCCGAGGGCAGTCTGGGTACTCGCAGCGAAAAATCTGTTTGGAGTTGTGGTTAAGTTGATGTCGATATCTGAGATGCTGTTAGTCGAGCATATCTGACAAGGGCTGGAGAATGCAGACGTTGTATATCCCGCACCAAGAAGACGCACGGGTGCTGCAGCCAGGAACGGTATCGATCCCAGTTACCGTCCTAGGGAGaagcaacaaagaaaacacgGGTATCTGAATTGGTCAACTTACAAATGCTCTGCTCTTGAGTAGCTCTTCCCGCAGCCCTCGGCGTTGCATTCGAATCTCTTCTCAAGGCCCTTACGGCTCCGCCTCCTCTTGCGTGTTGGCTCTTCGGAATTTGACGATGCCTCATTTTGGTCATCGCCATTTCTCTTTGGGTTCTCATCACGACTGGGGGTCCCATTTTCCGTCTTGGGAACTCGGGCTTGTCCAGAGTCTTCTGGCGACGCGCCGCTTCCATCGCGGGCGGAGCCCATGGCGGTGGAGCTGGCCGGAGAGATGGGTAAAGTTGGCTTTGCCGCTGCAGACTGAACACTAATAGTCATTGCTTGATGTGAGACGGTTTCTCTCTTGGGTAGAGAAGTCAGGAGGGCAGAGATCGAGGGCCCACCAACAAGGTGTGGACAGCGTCAAGGGAGGGATCCGGATCGCCGCGTCGGTAGAACGGGAAACAAAATAGGCAGAGAAACGATTGCACAACGGCCTCGACTCCGATCAACAGGCACTCGAAGATATTCTTCCGCGGAGTGGctccccttttttcttcctctctcttgtccttgatctcTAGTCTTGCGGGACCTCTGTGACGGGACCGGCAGCGGAAGCGGGACGCAAAAGAACACCAGAGACAGGACAGGTGTTGGACTTGGCGAGACGACGTCCTCTATGTCAGCCTGTCTAGGAAAGCGATTATAAGGATGCGCTCAATACAACATGGCTGCCAAAACCAGCCCAACGGAACGACCCGGCCAACGGTTAAGATCCGGGCCCGATCATGCGAGGGAACGAAGAGGCTCGGCGAGGACTGGGCAAGATGATGGACAGCCGATAGCGCACCGTCGTGTGACTGGCAGGGCAAGGCTCAGCACCGACacggcggcaatggcagGGCAAAGCAGGGCAAAGAAGCGCAGAAAAAGTGCAGTACAGGGCGCGTAGGAGAGACTCTGGCGAGACTGAGGCTCACGATGGAGTCTGGCGTCTGGCGTCTGGAGAGGGGCGGCGACGGGTGCGGGACTGGGGGCAAAAGCTGAGCGACTCGACTCGACGATGGCCTCAAAGCTGAAAAAAGCTGGAGCTTGCCCAAAGCACAGACAGGATGCCTTGCGTGAGCAGAGCAGATCCGAGCAGAGCAGGGAAGATCCTGCGAGGCGTCGACCGGAGCCGTTTGTCGGGCCGGGCGTGTTGCTGGTGAGTTGCAGCAGTCAGCcgtcctcttttttttttttttttttttttttctggtccCTTttttgatggtgatgggacGACAAGATGGCGCGGGCACAATGGGCGATcagatggagattgggcGTTGCAAAAGAAGGATTGACAGTGGAGGGACCCCCATGGAACATTGCCCCATGCTGAACCATGGGGTCACCCATGAATTTACTGGCACTAGCATGCCGGGCAGGCCTAGCACATGCACTCCAGCGCTGCACTGTAATTGCTAAATGCACCTACAAGCGCTATTTTGGGGGACTGAGCCAGTGAGGGCGAGGCGGGCGGGCCTTTGCAAGCGATGCTGCGGCTGGACCCCTGATTGGGTGCGCAAGAAAGGCTGGATTAGACTGGACAGGGTTGGGCAAGCAAAAAGGATGGAAGAGGTTGAGAgcaaacgaaaaaaaaagggctgaaGTTTGAGTGCATCGTGtgcagtacagtacagtacatgGATAGTGCTCTTCTCTCAGAGGATGCATCACCACTCAGTTTACTTGTGATTCTGCACGAGTAGAGGAAACgactgtactcgtaccccTTCCATGGTACAGTTCAGCTCAGCTACTCCATACCTGTCCCTTGATTCTGCGGAGTTTTATTTCCCGTCCAGGCACTGAACATTAACCGCGCAACCGCCTTGTGGAGGCTGGGCTGGATGTCGCAGCCTGGAATCATTCCCAGCTCAAACTCCCTCGGCGGaatgcagcagcaccttGCAGAGCGGGTATTGTCCAACGCGGGAGCCGTTAAAGCCTAACTAACTGGCACAGGCAAAGGGTACGAACCGATGCGCGTAACGAACGGCTGATGCTCCCTCGGCCGTTACCTTTGTCTTGATGAGGGAACATCCGCGGGACAGCACGGCATTAATAATTCATCAAGTAATCCAATGCTGTCGTGCTCCGTGGCTTCGTGTGCTAGTGCTATTCGATGCACGCACGCAGTCTGCCTCGCATTGCAGCGGCATCTCGCCAACAGACGGTCATCGGTGTTTGCTTGTGCAAACGCTGTATACTCGGACAGTAGGCGGGACATTCGGAGGCGAGTCCCATGTTCGTGATCCATGCCCATGGGAGGGAGGGATACCCCAGCACAAGCCTACCATTCATGACCCTGGCCAAACCCGTCAATGTTGCACAGCATGAGCTCCCACGTAGGTACGAGCCGTTATGCCAGCCCCAGAGACGCCCGCTGCGAACCATGTCGTCGTCTCATAGGTCTGCAGGCTCGATGAACGGCCTGTTGAAGACAAGTCAAGCGTCCAATGCGAGCAcgtcagaaaaaaaaggttgaTGCCGAACTCATATGCCAAGCCCATTGCACCCATTCGCACACCATTCTCAGTTACCTCTCCCAGTAGTGCATTGTCCTCAGCCTTGCTATGTCACCCTCATCGGCTGGCGCGGCCTGACCCGCCCGCTGTGGAGTTTAGACTTCCCTTGCAAGCCGCAGATTCGAGAGAGGACAtaacaaaagagaagcagagaaaaaaaactgagTGGCTGCAGGCCGGTGTAGTCTGTGTAGTCTGTGTAGCAGCGGGCCCGAGTGAAAGCTTATCGGGCGATAGCCACAAGTAAGACGCACAAACCCCCAAATGCAAAATGCTAAAAATCGAGGCCATGGGGGTAAGTCCGGACCGTCGAAGTAACTCGTACATACAGGTGCTGGTAACACCTTGATCGATCTCGCGATGCTCCGGTGCTTGGGCCAGCAGAGCCGAGCCTTGAGAATGCGGAGCATCCCAATCATTAATCCCACCGGCCTAATAATCGCCGATTACGCAGCGGGCCACCACATGACATGAGCACGCCTCAATGCCCACGCAGGCCGTTGGCACCGGTCCCAAGGCGCGGAAGACGCCGAGATCAACGTTTTCCGAGGCCAAAACTCCGTTTCGCATGGATCGTCGCTCTTGATCAGGGAGGTCTACAGTAAAGTCGAGGAAGGATGCCGCGTGGACAGCCGTTAGCTTCGACGTTCTGTCTAACGACCCGGCACAAAGCCGTTGGCGTTGGGGGCGCTGGCCAAGTGCGGGGGTTAGCGGTCGAGAATCCTCAAGCCTCCACGCCCGCGATGCTTTGATAGGCCAGAAAGCTGCACAAAGTGGCAGCAGGTCGATTGTTGTTGGAGCAATACCCGCGCCGCTGCCACGGACCAGAGCAGGGATCTGCTGAGCCCACGCCAGCTGAATGGCAGATGCATCAATCGAAGCACTTGGGGCGTCTGTCTGCAGGTTCTCGGTCAGCATTTATTGACTGCTCATATGCAAATGGTACATACCATGTTCGAGGCCGGGGTTTGGGTCAATCGAGCACGCGCAGAGGAGGCCTACTCGTACAAGGACAGAGGAAgcatacatgcatgtacCTCAATGTAATTGCCTCATCACTTTCTACCAAAAAGCAATCACTGACAGCAATAAGACGCACTGGATGGATTGCTTTTCTCGTGTCCTGCAAGTCACAGAGATCGATCTCGCACTGTCGGGCCGAATGCCTTCGATCCAGTGCTTGCACAATAGGCTTGTCGCACCTCCACTTATAGGTGGCATTCTACAAATTTTCACAACAGCTTGCATCCAAATGCCATCAAATACTCCAGCCACGGTTGCCCTTCTTCCACTAATTGGTATTCTCGTATAAGAATACGCAAACAGACACATGCATGTTGGGTGATTCAGCTGACGCCGCCTTGATTTCCGGGCAGTATGGGGAGACAGTCAGCCTCCAGCGTCGCCAGATCAATGCGGCTTTCTAATAGGAGTAAATGGCTCTTCAATCCACAAAAGATGCGACAATACAGCGAAGGTACATAATGAGGTGACTTTCTATTGGTGCTACCATCACTGCTACCAGCCCAAGATGCTTGTCATTCTGCCTAATCATGTCCTCTATATTGCGCTTCAAATATTCCTCAAACATTTCTTGTAATATGGAGTAATACGGAGGACTAACTAAGTAATAAACACCAGAACAGGCATAGTACGATGGTGGATACATGCTCTGGAGACCAAAGTCATATCACAAATTGCAGTGTAGCGCCGATTCGCATTCTCTCGTATAATTTCATATAAAGCCAGTGGCTGGATGAGAGGCTGCAATATGTGAGCTGAATTTCGCCTATCTATACCTATACTTCACCTCAGGGTtgatcttttcccttctcttcagACCCCCGCTGCATGTTGATCCCACTACGACCCCCTTTTGAGCCTTGCCAAGGGGGAAGGGTGGTATTATTCAATTAACTTCGCATACCGACAACTTGGCTTGCGAGCTTAATTAGACATGCCGTGGGAtcctctcatcatcagccgtAAAGATCGGCATTCTCCAACATGTGAGATTGGGGGCGATAGATGCACATAACCGTCGATGTTCGGCTGCGGGGGTTGTTGTAAGTCTCGTTGAATTGTGCTATTAAATCTGCAAGCGCTAACTAACTCAGCCTTTTGCAGTTGTTCAATAGTTAGTGTCGTGGTTGAATCATGGATCACCGACGCTCGTGCATGGCCAGCCTTGGTGACGGTCACCCATCCATGCAGTACGACTTGCAAGGGAGAGGATCTCCTACGCTTCCTCACGATGACGCCTTTAACGCCATGCAAACGGGATAGGTGGCTCAGCTCCAGGAGCCATCATGAAACATCTTCCGCCACCGGCACGGGTCTGAGCCTTTGGATTAGCTCCTGTGAACCTCGAGAGCAGCCACCAAATCCTTTACCTGACTAACGACTGCTTCAGGAATGTCACGACAACTGTCATTGCCGTGTTGGCCCCTTACAAACAGACCGAACGATCATCATATCCTATCAGTTTGCTCAAGGCTTTCCGCGGAACTGCGCCTCTTCCTGCACGATGCCAGCATACGGAGGTTCCCAGGACGCTGGTTACCTGTATTCGGAGTGACATACATTTCATCGACGCAGCTCTCGAGGGAGGCAGGGGCACAGATCTACAGCTGAGCTATGCGCGGGCACCAGATATTGTCCAAGGCACTCGCCTGACTACGAGAGCAATGGGTTTTGCTACTCCTAACAACAAGGAAGCTGTATCCCGTGATGACAACCCCCAATGCCACTTGCTCACTCCCGATCCGACGTACAAGGGGAATGTTCTGGCAAACAATAGCGTACCTATGCTCAAGATGTTCTCTCAGAGTATATGCGTCTTGCTCTCATCGGAGCAGCAAAAAATCCTTAGCCGACGGGTTGGATGAAGAACAACTCATAGGGGACGCTCGATATTAATAGCTATGTCCTCACTGCTTGATCCAAGAACGATGGACATCATCCCCGGCCTTCTCATAAAGTTATCTTTTCCGACGCGGCCGGTTCTGATTGGAGGATGAATGGCTATGAGACTTGCCTTTTTGGATAtctgtacatgtaagctTTGGCCAGAACCGCAACCGGAATCACTGCTACGAGAGGTAGGTACATTGGATTAGTACCTGTTCTCGGCACTGTGCACGCCGCGGGTCCGCCCGCACGGAGTTATATTCCGCACGGACAAAGACTAGGCCCGATCCCCCACGCCGAAACGCCCCGCATAGTGCTCACTGTACAGTGCGTGTGAACGGAGATAAGGCGTACAAGTCGCACCCGGGCAAGTGATATGGCATCATCACCTAGCCCGCCTCCTGATAGGGAACCCGTCACCTCAACTTTCAGCTTCGGCACCGCGGAAAGCTTGCCATTCATCACACAAAACACAAGATAACATGGCCCATCTAACGACGCTGCCAAACGAGATCCTTCACAACATTCTGCAATGGCTGGCGCCGAAGGACCTCGAGTCGCTACCCCGCGTCTGTAAAGCACTTCACAGCTTCGTGAAAGGGAATCAGAAGTTGTGTGAAGACATTTATATTCATCATTTTGTGAGTACATTCGCGGGTCTTATATCTTGGCTTGATGTATTGAGAGCACAAGCTAATCACGGGAGATAGGATTCGCCTCCCGATGATGACAGACTTGATTGGGAGACTGAGTTGCATGATATCGTCAAGCTCGAGAATATCTGTCACCGTGACAATGTTGAAGACAAGGTATATATTGATGTTACTGGTTCACCAATCTGTGAAAATAATCATGCGCTAACCAACCATTTACACAATACAGGAGGGTGAGCTGAGTTTTGTATACAAAGTAGTGACTCGACTGCTTAAGCATGCCTCACCCGCAAGCCATGCTGTGGAAACATCCGACACTCAGTATGCGTCCAGGAACGCAGACTTTCTCAATGCCCTCTTTGAAGACGAGTCCAACCGTAAAGCCTTTCTTCAGAAGTCGTCTCTGTTTGAGAGGGTCTACAGAACTCAGCACCACCCGTTCCCGGCTTTGGATAAgaagcaacaacaagaaagCGCCAAGCTCCACTGCTTATACGGCAAGCCAATTCTTGAGACTGGAAGATTGCGATCCGCGAGGACGTACCCTTATGCGTGTTCTAAAGTCTATGATATTCGGCAGTACACCAACCGGACTCGATGGGGCCCCTTCATGGATGAAGCTGGCGATTTAAAAGTAGATTGGGAGAAGGTGGAGGCAATCCTCATTGTACTCGGAAGTAACATTTACACCAAGAAGCTCACGCGGCTCTTCAACGATGTTTGGGACAGCCCTTTCTCTGGGTCGTGGAAAGGCAGCTTCATATCCTCCCCCATTACCGACCAGTCGTCACTGGATGCCATGGATCCATACGGCGTGACCGGCACTTGGTATAGAGTATGTTGTCCTATCTCCCGGTCTGAAATAACCTGTGCCCAATAGCTAAACTTGCTTGTAGATTGTATGTTTCCTTGACTACAACGATTTCTTTAGTTACAACTTCACCAACCCCGAACGAGACGAATCCCCTCTTCACACGCTCGATGTTGGGGAAGCTACTCGTCTTATCATTATGAGGATTCACGTCACAAAAATCGAGCAGGCCGGACCGGATTCGGAGTACTCCTCGGATCTACCTATCGTCCATTATGAGGGCATCTCTCGCCCGCTTGATGATTCTTGGGACGACAATGCGTCATCTGATCTCCGAGGTAGGTATCTTGATCGCTGCAGCTGTTTTATTGATAAGCGTTGCTGAAGCTAAAGACTTTACTTCTAAAGGCACTGTTGGCTTGACCAAGGAGGGCGAAGTACGATGGACATCAGTGTCCATCTTTCAGGGACACGAGCGTTGGAAATCAGAAGGCGTACAGCTCAGCGGTCCAAAAAGTGGCAAAGTTATCGGTAACTGGTTTGATAGGTAGGGCCAAACACTTGtgcatcccatcccatctctATCCCTCGACTGACCAGAATGTTTTGCAGAGACTACGACCCTCATGGACCTTGTGGGCCATCTGCCTTCTGGAAGGCCAGCGACTCGGAGACGGCGCATGGTACGCACGCTGTTCTTCCCAGAAACTTTCTCCTATGGAGCGCACTGATTCAGATGGAAGACTCTGATCCAGAGGGCGATATGGAGTACACTAtggagaatgaagaggaagaggaagaggatgattCTGAATCCGAGCCGGTAGCGAATGAGCTGCCAGAGCTGTTACTGGATGCGGAATTGGAGATTATCGAGATTACCCACCACATCGAGGATCATCCAGAGCCGTCATCTGGGGCTTGAAATGTTTCTATTGCTTAT
This genomic stretch from Trichoderma breve strain T069 chromosome 1, whole genome shotgun sequence harbors:
- a CDS encoding f-box domain-containing protein, with the translated sequence MAHLTTLPNEILHNILQWLAPKDLESLPRVCKALHSFVKGNQKLCEDIYIHHFDSPPDDDRLDWETELHDIVKLENICHRDNVEDKEGELSFVYKVVTRLLKHASPASHAVETSDTQYASRNADFLNALFEDESNRKAFLQKSSLFERVYRTQHHPFPALDKKQQQESAKLHCLYGKPILETGRLRSARTYPYACSKVYDIRQYTNRTRWGPFMDEAGDLKVDWEKVEAILIVLGSNIYTKKLTRLFNDVWDSPFSGSWKGSFISSPITDQSSLDAMDPYGVTGTWYRIVCFLDYNDFFSYNFTNPERDESPLHTLDVGEATRLIIMRIHVTKIEQAGPDSEYSSDLPIVHYEGISRPLDDSWDDNASSDLRGTVGLTKEGEVRWTSVSIFQGHERWKSEGVQLSGPKSGKVIGNWFDRDYDPHGPCGPSAFWKASDSETAHGTHAVLPRNFLLWSALIQMEDSDPEGDMEYTMENEEEEEEDDSESEPVANELPELLLDAELEIIEITHHIEDHPEPSSGA